The Paenibacillus spongiae nucleotide sequence TAATACAGCTGAATCCTTTCGTGCACGTTGCATACACCGATATGGAACCCTCCGCTTGCGGAAGGCGTCTCCTCCGGAGCTGCCCCCTTCAGCAGCCCTGCAATCTTCTCCTTCGCCATGCCGACGCCGTTATCGGCGACGGTGATCATCAGCTCGTTCCCGCATCTCTTCGCCGATACCGTCAGCTTCCCTCTCCGGTCCGTAAGAGGGCGCAGCCCGTGGAATACCGCGTTCTCAACAATCGGCTGCAGCACCAGCTTGAGCACCGGCGTTGAAGCCAGCGCGTCCGGGAGATCCTCAACAACGAATTCGAACTTATTGTCATAGCGGACCGATAATATATATAAATAATCTTTGACATAGAGCATTTCCTCGTTCAGCGAACGGACCGCCGTGGTACGGTCCAGTCCGTACTTCAACAGCCGGATCAGAACGGCCATCACGCGATGGATGTCCTTCTTGCTGCTTATATCGACCATGATGTCGATGGTATTGAGCGTGTTATACAGGAAGTGGGGATTAATCTGCGACAGCAGCATTTGAAAATCGGCCTGCCGCTTCTGCTCTTCCGTCTGCTTCAGCGTCTCGATGAGCTCTTGGATCGTCCGCATCATCCGGTTGAACTCGCGCGCCATCTCCCCAAACTCATCCTGATGCTTCACCTCGAATTGATGATCCAGATGTCCCCGTGCAATGTGGCGTATACCCCGTGTTAACGAAACGATCGGCTTGGTAAACCACCAGGAAACGCCGATATATATGAAAATAAGTCCGGCCGAGCCCAGAAGCAGTACCATGAGCGCAAATTGCACGACCGGACGGTAATTGTTTTCCAGAGCCTTGACGTCTCCGACGACGATAGCCTTCCAGAACGGTGCCTGTTTCATGTCGGATATGACGTAATATTGTCCGGACCGCTCGAAATAGGCCTTCGCCTGTTCAAGCGTTTCCGTGTTGCGTTCCGCATATTCCAGCGTTTCATAGCTGTTCCGGGCTACGATCGTAATGGAATAAATGAGCCGGTCGTTGCGGTCGTACAGCAGCGTCCGGGTATCATAGCTTCCCGCGAACGCGGCGCTCCGCTGCACGATGTTGGTCACGTCCGTAACGAAAGCGAGCACGCCTTCCTGCTCCCCATCCTCGTCGATAACCTGCTTGGTGACGATGCTGACGAGACTGTTCGGGCCCGTCGATCCCATCGTCGAGGTGAACGGCTCCGACCAGACGACGCCGGTCTTGGAGCTGTTCGATTGACCTTTGATAATGGCAATTTCCTTCTGCCCGAAGCTGTCCCAGTAATATTCCGGATAGCCGGCGACAAGTCCGTCTTTCCGGATGTAGACGACGCCCCGCACCAGCTCCGGCCGCGTCAGCGCAGCCGCCTCCATCATGCGGATCCAGTCGGAAGGCCCCTGCTGCCCGTATAAAATTTCCGATTCGATGCCGAGCACGTTCAGCACCAGGTCGTTCATCTGATTTTCCATCATGCGGACCGACTGCACAACCATCCCGTTCAGCGCGCTGTCCTGCGTCTGACGCAAAAAGGACGTCGTGCCCGATTGCGCTAATAGAATGACCGCCGCTTCCAGAATAAGGCTCGGCATAATGAGCCAAATCAGCAGCTTCGTCCGCGCTCCGAGCCGTCCGCCCCGCATTGCCTGACCCCCTTTGCTCTCCGATGTAAGCGCATGTATGTACTATCAAGTATATGGCCCGCCGCCTATTGGTCAAGCGGCAGGTCATATACTCGGCTTACGTTATGCGCGTTCTGGAGCCGCCGGTTAAGGGGCCGTTACTTTCAATTGCTCGGCGGCTTGCTCGATCAGCTTCTGTCCGCCCGCTTTCTTCCATTCGTCGACATATTT carries:
- a CDS encoding cache domain-containing sensor histidine kinase codes for the protein MRGGRLGARTKLLIWLIMPSLILEAAVILLAQSGTTSFLRQTQDSALNGMVVQSVRMMENQMNDLVLNVLGIESEILYGQQGPSDWIRMMEAAALTRPELVRGVVYIRKDGLVAGYPEYYWDSFGQKEIAIIKGQSNSSKTGVVWSEPFTSTMGSTGPNSLVSIVTKQVIDEDGEQEGVLAFVTDVTNIVQRSAAFAGSYDTRTLLYDRNDRLIYSITIVARNSYETLEYAERNTETLEQAKAYFERSGQYYVISDMKQAPFWKAIVVGDVKALENNYRPVVQFALMVLLLGSAGLIFIYIGVSWWFTKPIVSLTRGIRHIARGHLDHQFEVKHQDEFGEMAREFNRMMRTIQELIETLKQTEEQKRQADFQMLLSQINPHFLYNTLNTIDIMVDISSKKDIHRVMAVLIRLLKYGLDRTTAVRSLNEEMLYVKDYLYILSVRYDNKFEFVVEDLPDALASTPVLKLVLQPIVENAVFHGLRPLTDRRGKLTVSAKRCGNELMITVADNGVGMAKEKIAGLLKGAAPEETPSASGGFHIGVCNVHERIQLYYGAGYGLSIVSDPQIGTTVTVRLRIIETGDVADGRANRQITAG